From the Streptomyces sp. Tu 2975 genome, one window contains:
- a CDS encoding glycoside hydrolase family 15 protein yields MDDYPLIEDHGLIGDLQTAALVTTDATIDWFCCPRFDSPSVFGALLDRRKGGHFTVRPAADTFTTKQLYHPDTAVLVTRFMTEDGAGEVVDFMPVTGTTATDRHRLVRMLRCVRGSMTFEGEIAPRFDYGRKPHELHISEHGALFTSEDMHLAVHPVREPHDERLLNALSGDKDLRFSLTLRAGQQRGMVLESSPGGPAHEVRVEEFERLFDETVRFWRSWLRQSTYSGRWREAVERSAVTLKLMTYAPTGALVAAPTAGLPEQLGGERNWDYRFTWIRDASFSVYALLGLGFKEEAAAFIGWLHDRVKEEAGVGNGTGPLNIMYRVDGSADLVEETLEHWEGYCGSAPVRIGNGAASQLQLDIYGEALDSIYFAHQHGMHLDHGGWKALHTLLDWLVDHWDQPGEGLWETRGGRKDFTYGRVMSWVAFDRALRIADDDGRPAARGRWVDARDAIYEQVLSKGWDPNKQAFVQHYGDDVLDSSLLRMPTVGFITPDDPMWKSSLQAMDQELVSDSLVYRYNPEASPDGLRGSEGTFSLCTFMYVDALARAGRTDMARLVLEKMLTYANHLGLYSEEIDLTGRQLGNFPQAFTHLALIDAAITLDGML; encoded by the coding sequence ATGGACGACTATCCCCTGATCGAGGACCACGGCCTCATCGGTGATCTGCAGACCGCGGCCCTCGTCACGACCGATGCGACGATCGACTGGTTCTGCTGTCCGCGGTTCGATTCACCCAGCGTCTTCGGCGCACTGCTGGACCGGCGGAAGGGCGGCCACTTCACCGTACGGCCGGCTGCGGACACGTTCACGACCAAGCAGCTCTACCACCCCGACACCGCCGTTCTCGTGACGCGCTTCATGACCGAGGACGGGGCGGGGGAGGTCGTCGACTTCATGCCGGTGACCGGCACGACCGCCACCGACCGGCACCGTCTCGTCCGCATGCTGCGCTGTGTCCGCGGCAGCATGACGTTCGAGGGAGAGATCGCTCCCCGCTTCGACTACGGCCGTAAGCCGCACGAACTGCACATCTCGGAGCACGGGGCCCTGTTCACCTCGGAGGACATGCACCTGGCCGTCCACCCCGTCCGTGAGCCGCACGACGAGCGGCTGTTGAACGCCCTCTCGGGTGACAAAGACCTGCGCTTCTCGCTGACTCTGCGGGCGGGACAGCAGCGTGGCATGGTCTTGGAGTCGTCCCCCGGAGGGCCTGCGCACGAGGTCCGCGTGGAGGAGTTCGAGCGGCTCTTCGACGAGACGGTCCGCTTCTGGCGTTCCTGGCTGAGGCAGTCCACCTACTCCGGCCGCTGGCGGGAGGCGGTGGAACGTTCGGCCGTGACGCTGAAGCTCATGACCTACGCGCCGACCGGCGCGCTGGTCGCCGCCCCCACGGCGGGACTGCCCGAGCAACTGGGCGGAGAGCGCAACTGGGACTACCGGTTCACCTGGATCCGTGACGCTTCGTTCTCCGTGTACGCCCTGCTGGGCCTGGGATTCAAGGAAGAGGCGGCCGCCTTCATCGGGTGGCTGCACGACCGGGTCAAGGAAGAGGCCGGCGTCGGAAACGGTACCGGGCCGTTGAACATCATGTACCGGGTCGACGGCTCCGCGGACCTGGTCGAGGAGACCCTGGAGCACTGGGAGGGCTACTGCGGCTCCGCCCCCGTCCGCATCGGCAACGGAGCGGCGAGCCAGCTGCAACTGGACATCTACGGCGAGGCCCTCGACAGCATCTACTTCGCGCACCAGCACGGGATGCACCTCGACCACGGAGGCTGGAAAGCGCTCCACACGCTGCTCGACTGGCTCGTCGACCACTGGGACCAGCCGGGCGAAGGGCTGTGGGAGACCCGCGGAGGCCGGAAGGACTTCACCTACGGTCGCGTCATGTCCTGGGTGGCTTTCGACCGTGCCCTGCGGATCGCCGACGACGACGGCCGTCCCGCGGCGCGCGGACGCTGGGTCGACGCGCGGGACGCGATCTATGAACAGGTGCTCAGCAAGGGCTGGGACCCGAACAAGCAGGCATTCGTACAGCACTACGGGGACGACGTGCTCGACTCGTCGCTGCTTCGCATGCCGACGGTCGGCTTCATCACACCGGACGATCCGATGTGGAAGTCGAGCCTTCAAGCGATGGACCAGGAACTGGTCAGCGACAGCCTCGTCTACCGCTACAACCCCGAGGCGTCCCCCGACGGGTTGCGCGGCTCCGAGGGGACCTTCTCCCTGTGCACGTTCATGTACGTCGACGCCCTCGCACGCGCCGGACGCACCGACATGGCCAGGCTGGTGCTGGAGAAGATGCTCACGTATGCCAACCACCTCGGCCTGTACTCCGAGGAGATCGACCTGACGGGGCGGCAGCTGGGGAACTTCCCCCAGGCCTTCACGCACTTGGCCCTGATCGACGCGGCGATCACCTTGGATGGCATGCTCTAG
- a CDS encoding cation:proton antiporter encodes MTDDEILLGLALTVVLATGSQILANKLRVPALIILLPVGFAAGATTDVIHPDKLLGPAFSGLVSLSVAVILYDAGLGLDLRKLARRTRGIVGRLLVYGVLLTFLVTGAVAPAMFDMPLRVAAMLGMILVVSGPTVVGPLLDFVRPSDKVRRVLMWEGTLTDPIGAILGALTFHAVASSHQIDIGRGYQLGQFALSLAFGLAGGAVGTALLWFTLRTLRLGETLGTLAQLAIVIGVSAVCDVVRDDTGLIAAIVAGLAVANIRGFDMPARRPFFETLVQLIIGLLFISISSTVTPASLVPVLLPALGLIAILVLVVRPIVAFAAAARTDLSRRERAFVGWMDPRGIVAAATASAFSAGLAERGVTGAAKILPITFLVIVGTVLLYALTAAPVARRLGVVKTAGTRVLLVGGEPWVVDLGRALRSAGLDVLMWAGREEARERIQGAGLELAQGDLLATAINPGARLEGVTAVFLATDDDDFNALGSIMMRDNVEGPVYRVGPPHDSHGVVAPYTGGDILFGRSLVRHTLAERYERGARFVVQPATAPLPQEHDVLFVVRGDQRLEPVAETQKITPQEGDTVVLLGPATDTALR; translated from the coding sequence GTGACCGACGACGAGATCCTTCTCGGACTCGCCCTGACGGTGGTGCTCGCCACCGGCTCGCAGATCCTGGCGAACAAGCTGCGCGTCCCCGCCCTGATCATCCTGCTTCCGGTCGGGTTCGCCGCCGGCGCGACGACGGACGTCATCCACCCGGACAAACTGCTGGGGCCGGCCTTCTCGGGCCTGGTGTCGCTGTCCGTCGCGGTGATCCTCTACGACGCCGGTCTGGGACTCGACCTGCGCAAGCTCGCCCGCCGAACGCGCGGGATCGTGGGCAGGCTGCTCGTGTACGGCGTGCTGCTCACCTTCCTCGTCACCGGGGCCGTGGCACCGGCGATGTTCGACATGCCCCTGCGCGTGGCAGCGATGCTCGGCATGATCCTCGTCGTCTCGGGGCCCACGGTCGTGGGGCCGTTGCTCGACTTCGTGCGGCCGAGCGACAAGGTACGGCGCGTCCTGATGTGGGAGGGGACGCTGACCGACCCGATCGGCGCCATCCTCGGCGCGCTCACCTTCCACGCGGTGGCCTCGTCACACCAGATCGACATCGGCCGGGGGTACCAGCTGGGCCAGTTCGCCCTCAGCCTTGCCTTCGGGCTGGCCGGCGGGGCCGTGGGAACGGCGCTGCTGTGGTTCACTCTGCGCACCCTTCGGCTCGGCGAGACGCTGGGTACGCTGGCGCAACTCGCCATCGTGATCGGCGTGTCGGCGGTCTGCGACGTCGTGCGGGACGACACGGGGCTCATCGCCGCGATCGTGGCGGGACTGGCCGTCGCCAACATCCGCGGCTTCGACATGCCCGCGCGCCGGCCCTTCTTCGAGACCCTGGTCCAACTGATCATCGGACTGCTGTTCATCTCCATCTCCTCCACGGTCACCCCTGCGTCCCTGGTGCCGGTGCTCCTTCCCGCGCTCGGCCTGATCGCGATCCTCGTCCTCGTGGTCCGACCGATCGTGGCCTTCGCCGCTGCGGCGCGCACGGACCTCTCACGGAGGGAGCGCGCCTTCGTCGGGTGGATGGACCCGCGCGGCATCGTCGCGGCGGCGACGGCGTCGGCCTTCTCCGCCGGCCTGGCCGAACGGGGAGTGACGGGGGCGGCGAAGATCCTTCCGATCACCTTCCTGGTGATCGTGGGAACCGTGCTCCTCTACGCGCTGACGGCAGCGCCCGTGGCCAGACGCCTGGGCGTGGTCAAGACAGCGGGCACGCGCGTTCTTCTCGTGGGGGGCGAGCCGTGGGTGGTCGATCTGGGCAGGGCCCTGAGGTCCGCCGGCCTCGACGTGCTGATGTGGGCGGGACGCGAGGAGGCGCGAGAAAGGATCCAGGGAGCGGGCCTCGAGCTGGCACAGGGCGATCTACTGGCCACGGCCATCAACCCCGGGGCTCGTCTGGAGGGCGTGACGGCCGTCTTCCTGGCCACCGACGACGACGACTTCAATGCGCTCGGCTCGATCATGATGCGGGACAACGTGGAGGGGCCCGTATACCGGGTGGGGCCACCGCACGACAGCCACGGCGTGGTCGCTCCGTACACCGGCGGCGACATCCTCTTCGGCCGTTCCCTCGTCCGGCACACCCTCGCGGAGCGCTACGAGCGCGGCGCCCGGTTCGTGGTGCAGCCGGCTACGGCCCCGCTGCCCCAGGAGCACGACGTGCTCTTCGTGGTGCGGGGGGACCAGCGCCTGGAGCCGGTCGCAGAGACGCAGAAGATCACTCCGCAGGAAGGGGACACCGTCGTCCTCCTCGGGCCCGCAACGGACACGGCCCTGCGCTGA
- a CDS encoding cytochrome d ubiquinol oxidase subunit II: MAPVQEVNNVWLIFVLVIMWTGFPILFQTVFSAMWLPSALAVMGMVLRGAGFAFRKPSRRLVDRRLYGAVFAVASVVTPFFLGAAVGGVASERVAGHPL, encoded by the coding sequence ATGGCTCCCGTCCAGGAGGTGAACAACGTCTGGCTGATCTTCGTGCTCGTCATCATGTGGACCGGCTTCCCGATCCTGTTCCAGACCGTGTTCTCCGCGATGTGGCTCCCCTCCGCGCTGGCCGTCATGGGCATGGTCCTGCGCGGCGCCGGCTTCGCGTTCCGCAAGCCCTCCCGGCGGCTCGTCGACCGGCGGCTGTACGGTGCGGTGTTCGCCGTGGCCTCGGTCGTCACGCCGTTCTTCCTCGGTGCTGCCGTCGGCGGGGTCGCCTCGGAACGGGTCGCTGGACACCCACTGTGA
- a CDS encoding SDR family oxidoreductase codes for MDSTVGAPQDVIPARLLHGQKALVTGANSGIGKSTAISLGRAGADVVVNYVTGREAAEEVAEEIASFGVSSAAYEADVSQEDQVVAMTDRMVQEFGTIDILVANAGMQRDARFTDMTLAQWQKVIDVNLTGQFLCAREATKEFRRRGVVPEVSRSAGKIICMSSVHQLIPWAGHVNYASSKGGVQMMMQTLAQELAPEKIRVNAVAPGAIKTPINRAAWETAEAREELLKLIPYDRIGDPEDIARAVVALASDLMDYVVGTTLYVDGGMTLFPGFATGG; via the coding sequence ATGGATTCCACCGTGGGAGCACCGCAGGATGTGATCCCGGCGCGTTTGCTGCACGGCCAGAAGGCGCTGGTCACCGGCGCCAATTCGGGCATCGGGAAGTCCACGGCCATCAGCCTGGGCCGGGCGGGCGCCGACGTGGTCGTGAACTACGTGACGGGTCGTGAGGCCGCCGAGGAGGTGGCCGAGGAGATCGCCTCGTTCGGGGTGAGCTCGGCGGCGTACGAAGCGGACGTGTCCCAGGAGGACCAGGTCGTCGCCATGACGGACCGGATGGTCCAGGAGTTCGGGACCATCGACATCCTGGTCGCCAACGCGGGAATGCAGCGTGACGCCCGGTTCACGGACATGACGCTCGCGCAATGGCAGAAGGTCATCGACGTCAATCTCACGGGTCAGTTCCTGTGTGCCCGGGAGGCTACCAAGGAGTTCCGGCGGCGGGGCGTGGTCCCCGAGGTCTCCCGATCCGCGGGGAAGATCATCTGCATGAGTTCGGTGCACCAGCTCATCCCCTGGGCGGGTCACGTGAACTACGCGTCGTCCAAGGGCGGTGTGCAGATGATGATGCAGACCCTGGCCCAGGAGCTCGCGCCGGAGAAGATCCGCGTGAACGCGGTCGCGCCGGGGGCGATCAAGACGCCGATCAACCGCGCGGCCTGGGAGACGGCCGAGGCACGGGAGGAGCTCCTGAAGCTGATCCCGTACGACCGGATCGGTGACCCCGAGGACATCGCCCGCGCAGTGGTCGCCCTCGCCTCCGACCTCATGGACTACGTGGTGGGAACCACCCTGTACGTCGACGGTGGCATGACGCTCTTCCCGGGCTTCGCCACCGGCGGATGA
- a CDS encoding GMC family oxidoreductase, with protein MITRTVVAVGDAPHYDVIIIGTGAGGGTLAHRLAPSGKRVLLIERGGYLPRERDNWDSTAVFVKAKYRAPEFWLDKQGSEFPPEVNYYVGGNTKFYGAALFRLRPEDFGEIRHHGGVSPAWPIRYEDLEPYYTQAEHLYLVHGRHGEDPGEGPVSAQYAHPPVEHEPRIQQLSDDLEKRGLHPFHLPIGVDLRQENGGRPSHASVCIRCDRVDGFPCLVRAKSDAEVICVEPALEHPNIEMVTDTQVVRLETDARGRSVSAVVGRLADGSEVRYTADVVVVSCGAVNSAALLLASANEHHPRGLANTSDVVGRFYMRHNNLALMAVSKEPNDTRFQKTLALNDWYSGADDWEFPLGGIQMLGKSDAEQIHGEAPRWAGAVAPDMPFEVLAHHAVDFWLCGEDLPLADNRVTLDGDARIRLTLDEKNNIEGLKRLRHKLQGMLGHLGMHEHHLLSRSIYLHKGMPIGATAHQAGTVRFGADPADSALDVNCKAHDLDNLYVVDTSFFPSIGAVNPSLTAIANALRVGDHLLSRLG; from the coding sequence ATGATCACAAGGACGGTGGTCGCCGTGGGCGACGCCCCTCACTACGACGTCATCATCATCGGTACCGGCGCCGGCGGAGGAACTCTCGCTCATCGCCTCGCCCCGTCGGGCAAGCGCGTCCTCCTGATCGAACGCGGCGGTTACCTGCCGCGTGAGCGGGACAACTGGGACTCGACCGCCGTGTTCGTCAAGGCCAAGTACCGGGCCCCGGAGTTCTGGCTGGACAAGCAGGGCAGCGAGTTCCCGCCCGAGGTCAACTACTACGTGGGCGGAAACACCAAGTTCTACGGCGCCGCCCTCTTCCGGCTGCGGCCCGAGGACTTCGGCGAGATCCGCCACCACGGCGGTGTCTCGCCCGCCTGGCCGATCCGGTACGAGGACCTGGAGCCGTACTACACGCAGGCCGAGCACCTCTACCTCGTCCACGGACGGCACGGCGAGGACCCCGGCGAGGGGCCGGTCAGCGCGCAGTACGCGCATCCGCCGGTGGAGCACGAGCCCCGCATCCAGCAGCTGAGCGACGACCTCGAGAAGCGGGGCCTGCACCCGTTCCATCTGCCGATCGGCGTCGATCTCCGCCAGGAGAACGGCGGGCGGCCCAGTCACGCCAGTGTGTGTATCCGGTGTGACCGCGTCGACGGCTTTCCCTGTCTGGTGCGTGCCAAGTCCGACGCCGAGGTGATCTGTGTCGAGCCGGCTCTGGAACACCCCAACATCGAGATGGTCACGGACACCCAGGTGGTCCGTCTGGAGACCGATGCCCGAGGACGCAGTGTCAGCGCGGTCGTCGGCCGTCTCGCGGACGGTTCGGAGGTCCGGTACACGGCGGACGTGGTGGTCGTCTCCTGCGGGGCGGTCAACTCGGCGGCACTGCTGCTCGCTTCGGCGAACGAGCACCACCCCCGTGGCCTCGCGAACACTTCCGACGTGGTCGGCCGCTTCTACATGCGGCACAACAACCTGGCGCTGATGGCGGTTTCCAAGGAACCCAACGACACCCGATTCCAGAAGACCCTCGCGCTCAACGACTGGTACTCCGGCGCGGACGACTGGGAATTCCCGCTCGGTGGCATCCAGATGCTGGGCAAGTCGGACGCGGAACAGATCCACGGCGAGGCCCCCCGGTGGGCCGGTGCGGTCGCACCGGACATGCCGTTCGAGGTACTGGCACACCACGCCGTCGACTTCTGGCTGTGCGGTGAGGACCTGCCACTGGCGGACAACCGGGTCACTCTCGACGGTGACGCGCGGATCCGGCTCACTCTCGACGAGAAGAACAACATCGAAGGCCTGAAGCGCCTGAGGCACAAATTGCAAGGAATGCTCGGCCACTTGGGCATGCACGAGCACCATCTGCTGTCACGCAGCATCTACCTGCACAAGGGCATGCCGATCGGTGCGACGGCGCACCAGGCGGGTACCGTGCGCTTCGGTGCCGATCCCGCCGACTCCGCGCTGGACGTGAACTGCAAGGCCCACGATCTCGACAACCTGTACGTCGTCGACACGAGCTTCTTCCCGAGCATCGGCGCGGTGAACCCGTCATTGACGGCCATCGCCAATGCCCTGCGGGTCGGCGACCACCTCTTGAGCCGGCTGGGTTGA
- a CDS encoding cyclase family protein, with product MTAHGFRALYERLRSQAAADPTVDGRCGALRRLTPERVAAAAAEVRLGHTVSLAAPIETEPGPDSPEPATHRMTGPGPRDLGSDGLHFATDRFAMNVHGDADSHLDALCHVVFDGELYGGAPAGTVTAEGARTLSVDVLESGIVGRGVLLDIPRLRGIPWLEPGDHVSSGDLTAAEAAQGVHVGPGDLLFVRVGHRLRRTDLGPWHAATARTGLHPTAMEFLAERQVAVLGGDGNNDTAPSPVEDIAFPVHVLAIQAMGIHLMDYLRFEDLVEVCAREGRWSFLCVVAPLRLPGATGSPVNPIAAL from the coding sequence ATGACCGCGCACGGATTCCGGGCGCTGTACGAGCGGCTGAGGAGCCAGGCGGCGGCAGACCCGACGGTGGACGGCCGGTGCGGTGCGCTCCGCCGTCTCACACCGGAGCGGGTGGCAGCGGCCGCCGCCGAAGTCCGCCTCGGACACACGGTGTCGCTGGCGGCTCCGATCGAGACCGAACCGGGGCCCGACTCCCCCGAGCCCGCGACGCACCGCATGACCGGGCCCGGGCCGCGCGACCTCGGCTCCGACGGACTCCACTTCGCCACCGACCGCTTCGCCATGAACGTGCACGGGGACGCGGACAGTCACCTCGACGCCCTCTGCCACGTGGTGTTCGACGGGGAGTTGTACGGCGGAGCGCCGGCGGGCACCGTGACGGCCGAGGGTGCCCGTACGCTCTCCGTCGACGTTCTCGAGAGCGGCATCGTCGGTAGAGGTGTACTGCTGGACATTCCCCGGCTGCGCGGGATTCCCTGGCTGGAACCGGGCGACCATGTGTCGTCGGGCGATCTGACGGCCGCCGAGGCCGCTCAGGGGGTGCATGTCGGCCCTGGTGACCTGCTGTTCGTCAGGGTGGGACATCGCCTCCGTCGTACCGACCTCGGGCCGTGGCACGCGGCCACGGCGCGGACGGGCCTTCATCCGACAGCAATGGAGTTCCTGGCCGAACGCCAGGTCGCGGTCCTGGGCGGAGACGGCAACAACGACACCGCTCCCAGCCCGGTGGAGGACATCGCCTTCCCCGTGCACGTCCTGGCGATCCAGGCCATGGGCATCCACCTCATGGACTATTTGCGGTTCGAGGACCTCGTCGAGGTCTGCGCGCGAGAAGGGCGTTGGAGCTTCCTGTGTGTGGTCGCGCCCCTGCGGCTGCCCGGAGCGACGGGGTCGCCCGTGAACCCGATCGCGGCACTGTGA
- a CDS encoding S8 family serine peptidase, protein MHSPSQDSAFRRRRRKLFAAATAVPLLASGLAVLQGPAQAAPSKPPVTAKPSGTHKVTLVTGDVVTVTTTADGKQMAEVDRPDSAVGGVKLQEIKGDLFVIPDEAVPLLGTDKLDRRLFNVTDLIEMGYDDAKSAAVPLIAAYTRPKSRAAVEPTAPRGSKLTRKLKGIHGAALTTDKRQTRTFWTTVAPQGSETLGAGVAKLWLDGRVKASLNESVPLIGAPEAWAAGYNGKGVKVAVLDTGIDVNHPDFAGLIDGTQSFVPGEGVTDVNGHGSHVAGTIVGSGAASGGDNKGVAPGADLFVGKVLGGAEGYGQDSWVMAGMQWAAESGADIVNMSLGDSYPTDGSDPMSQTVDALSAQYGTLFVIAAGNSGPESISAPGAAASALTVAATDKQDRLASFSSTGPLAHSGGMKPDISAPGVDITAARSQEMTDGGEGLYRTISGTSMATPHVAGAAAILAQQHPDWSGAQLKEHLTSTAKGLEDGYSPYEVGTGRLDVASAVRATVRSSGSLFFGSYTWPHRPSDVPVTEDMTFTNTGSADVTLNLALTNTDGPFRLGAATVTVPAGGTAAVPVTGDPQTAPAGRHGGYVIGTDAGTGETVTRTSVALLKEEERYDLNIKLVGKDGKPAAGWVGINLAGDSWPWSVYVDGSTTMRMAPGLYTVAGYLDVAGEKADRSGLAVLVDPETVLKDGSADVVLDASKARLLQTEAPQRTEDRQRKVDFNVHYEGFDPYMDYRSAYVLPPMYDDVYVAPTEPMKQGEFMLITRWRKGEPQLGLSTPDGRIRFETLVQAGSAPATATDRLEAVYAGDGAAAAYEKVNAKGKVVVVGRSDEVAPQERTEAAVAAGAKALIVVNDGVGALMEYVGASTVPVATVHRDAGKALISMARTGKLKLTVKQTEHTPFVYDLTRDYPGQVPDRALVYKPTKGDLARIDARYYAAAGGRSAEGYRSDFTLSPSFNFPDREWHPGTRTEWVTPGQVWREFHTQGVDGALPWSMVSGDNTYTKGSTTRLDWFAPATRPAQSESFGVYNSRWQNYMTWNVQAWASASDSMRLGGYLPWGETPSHLRIFQGDTLIHDNPVSGDMQWVEVPAGKKPYRAVLDVERPGDVFRLSTRTHSEWTFLSDTVDSDFFEPFSVLNMDYELETDLHGDVRANATQKIALKPVSMDLGTVPGTVTEVRLDVSYDDGTTWQKVTLTKGADGYWTGAFRTAKKPGGFLSVRAGAGTDSGYSVKNEIIRAYGLR, encoded by the coding sequence ATGCACTCCCCCTCCCAAGATTCCGCCTTCCGGCGCAGACGCCGGAAGCTGTTCGCAGCAGCCACCGCGGTGCCGCTGCTGGCCTCGGGTCTCGCCGTTCTGCAGGGACCCGCACAAGCCGCTCCGAGCAAGCCCCCCGTCACCGCCAAGCCCTCGGGGACTCACAAGGTCACCCTTGTCACCGGCGACGTCGTCACGGTCACCACGACGGCCGACGGCAAGCAGATGGCCGAGGTCGACCGGCCGGACAGCGCCGTCGGCGGCGTGAAACTCCAGGAGATCAAGGGCGACTTGTTCGTCATCCCGGACGAGGCGGTGCCGCTGCTGGGAACGGACAAGCTGGACCGGCGGCTGTTCAACGTCACCGACCTGATCGAAATGGGGTACGACGATGCGAAGTCGGCCGCCGTACCGCTGATCGCGGCGTACACCCGGCCGAAGTCCCGCGCGGCCGTCGAGCCGACGGCCCCCCGGGGCAGCAAGCTGACCCGCAAGCTCAAGGGCATCCACGGTGCCGCGCTCACCACGGACAAGCGGCAGACCCGCACTTTCTGGACCACCGTCGCGCCACAGGGCAGTGAGACACTGGGTGCGGGCGTGGCGAAACTGTGGCTCGACGGCCGCGTGAAGGCCAGCCTGAACGAGAGCGTGCCGCTGATCGGAGCGCCCGAGGCATGGGCGGCCGGCTACAACGGCAAGGGCGTCAAGGTCGCGGTGCTCGACACCGGCATCGACGTCAACCACCCCGACTTCGCCGGCCTGATCGACGGCACGCAGAGCTTCGTGCCGGGTGAGGGCGTCACCGACGTCAACGGGCACGGTTCCCATGTCGCCGGCACGATCGTCGGTTCGGGCGCGGCCTCCGGAGGCGACAACAAGGGTGTCGCGCCCGGTGCCGACCTGTTCGTCGGCAAGGTGCTCGGCGGCGCGGAGGGCTACGGCCAGGACTCCTGGGTCATGGCCGGCATGCAGTGGGCCGCCGAGTCCGGTGCGGACATCGTCAACATGAGCCTCGGTGACTCCTACCCCACGGACGGCAGCGACCCGATGTCGCAGACGGTCGACGCGCTCTCCGCGCAGTACGGCACGCTGTTCGTCATCGCCGCCGGAAACTCGGGCCCCGAGAGCATCTCCGCTCCGGGCGCGGCCGCATCGGCGCTGACCGTGGCCGCCACGGACAAGCAGGACCGGCTCGCGTCCTTCTCCAGCACCGGCCCGCTCGCCCACTCCGGCGGCATGAAGCCGGACATCTCGGCACCGGGCGTCGACATCACCGCGGCCCGCTCGCAGGAGATGACCGACGGTGGTGAGGGCCTCTACCGCACCATCAGCGGTACCTCGATGGCCACCCCGCACGTGGCCGGCGCGGCGGCGATCCTGGCCCAGCAGCACCCGGACTGGAGCGGCGCGCAGCTCAAGGAACACCTGACGAGCACCGCGAAGGGCCTGGAGGACGGGTACTCGCCGTACGAGGTCGGCACCGGCCGCCTCGACGTGGCCTCCGCCGTGCGCGCCACCGTCCGCAGCTCCGGGTCGCTCTTCTTCGGCAGCTACACCTGGCCGCACCGGCCGAGCGACGTCCCCGTGACCGAAGACATGACCTTCACCAACACCGGTTCCGCCGACGTCACGCTGAACCTGGCCCTGACGAACACCGACGGCCCGTTCAGGCTGGGCGCCGCCACGGTGACCGTCCCGGCCGGCGGCACCGCCGCCGTCCCGGTGACCGGCGATCCGCAGACCGCCCCGGCCGGCCGGCACGGCGGCTACGTGATCGGCACCGACGCGGGCACGGGTGAGACGGTGACCCGCACCTCGGTGGCACTGCTGAAGGAGGAGGAGCGCTACGACCTGAACATCAAGCTGGTCGGCAAGGACGGCAAGCCCGCCGCCGGCTGGGTCGGCATCAATCTGGCCGGTGACTCCTGGCCTTGGAGTGTCTACGTCGACGGCTCGACCACCATGCGCATGGCCCCGGGCCTCTACACCGTCGCGGGGTACCTCGACGTGGCAGGCGAGAAGGCGGACCGCTCGGGTCTGGCCGTTCTGGTCGACCCGGAGACGGTGCTCAAGGACGGCTCCGCCGATGTGGTGCTGGATGCGAGCAAGGCACGCCTGCTGCAGACCGAGGCGCCGCAGCGCACCGAGGACCGTCAGCGCAAGGTCGACTTCAACGTCCACTACGAGGGCTTCGACCCGTACATGGACTACCGCAGCGCGTACGTGCTGCCGCCGATGTACGACGACGTCTACGTCGCGCCGACGGAGCCGATGAAGCAGGGCGAGTTCATGCTGATCACCCGCTGGCGCAAGGGCGAGCCGCAGCTCGGCCTGAGCACGCCGGACGGTCGGATCCGGTTCGAGACGCTGGTCCAGGCGGGCAGCGCGCCGGCCACCGCCACGGACAGGCTGGAGGCCGTCTACGCAGGTGACGGCGCGGCGGCCGCGTACGAGAAGGTCAACGCCAAGGGCAAGGTCGTCGTTGTCGGGCGCAGCGACGAGGTCGCCCCGCAGGAGCGCACCGAGGCCGCGGTCGCGGCCGGCGCGAAGGCGCTGATCGTGGTCAACGACGGTGTCGGTGCCCTGATGGAGTACGTCGGCGCGTCGACCGTCCCGGTCGCCACCGTGCACCGCGACGCGGGCAAGGCCCTCATCTCGATGGCCAGGACAGGCAAACTCAAGCTGACCGTCAAGCAGACCGAGCACACGCCGTTCGTCTACGACCTGACCCGGGACTACCCCGGCCAGGTGCCGGACCGGGCCCTGGTCTACAAGCCCACCAAGGGCGACCTCGCCCGGATCGACGCCCGCTACTACGCGGCCGCCGGCGGCCGGTCGGCGGAGGGCTACCGGTCCGACTTCACCCTCAGCCCGTCGTTCAACTTCCCCGACCGCGAATGGCATCCGGGCACCCGCACCGAGTGGGTGACCCCTGGTCAGGTCTGGAGGGAATTCCACACGCAGGGCGTCGACGGAGCCCTGCCCTGGTCGATGGTCTCGGGCGACAACACCTACACCAAGGGCAGCACCACCCGGCTGGACTGGTTCGCCCCGGCGACCCGGCCCGCCCAGAGCGAGTCCTTCGGGGTGTACAACTCCCGTTGGCAGAACTACATGACCTGGAACGTGCAGGCATGGGCCTCCGCCAGCGACAGCATGCGGCTGGGCGGGTACCTGCCGTGGGGTGAGACACCGTCGCACCTGCGGATCTTCCAGGGCGACACGCTGATCCACGACAACCCGGTCAGCGGTGACATGCAGTGGGTGGAGGTGCCGGCGGGCAAAAAGCCCTACCGCGCCGTCCTCGATGTGGAGCGGCCCGGTGACGTCTTCCGGCTGTCGACGCGTACCCACAGCGAGTGGACCTTCCTGTCCGACACCGTCGACTCGGACTTCTTCGAGCCGTTCTCGGTGCTCAACATGGACTACGAGCTGGAGACGGACCTGCACGGCGACGTCAGGGCCAACGCGACCCAGAAGATCGCGCTCAAGCCGGTGTCGATGGACCTCGGCACCGTGCCGGGCACCGTCACCGAGGTGCGGCTGGACGTCTCGTACGACGACGGCACCACCTGGCAGAAGGTGACCCTGACCAAGGGCGCCGACGGTTACTGGACGGGTGCGTTCAGGACGGCCAAGAAGCCCGGTGGCTTCCTCTCCGTCCGTGCGGGCGCCGGGACGGACAGCGGATACAGCGTCAAGAACGAGATCATCCGGGCGTACGGCCTGCGATGA